The Gemmatimonadaceae bacterium DNA segment GTGCCGCCAGAGGCTGGGATTCACCGTGGGCGGCGCGGGGGCGTCGAGAAAGCCCCAGCTGTCAAAATCCACCATCACGGCGCTGTCGGGCCCGAGGATCTTGCCAGTCGGCTTCGCGATGAAGCCGCGACGCGCCTCCTCGAAGTCCTGTCGGTCGGCGAGATTCAGGCCGGCGCCGAATTCGGCGTTGCGATGCGCGGTGACGAAGGTCGCCTCGCCCGCTTTCCCGTCGGCGGGACGATCAGCCGAGCCGCACGACGCGGCGCACGCCAGCAGGACCGACGCCACCACGTGGCGCATGATGGTCATGGGAAACTCCGGCAGTTGTTCGGACAGGGCCGAGCGATACCGTCCGCCCGGCAGGATCAGCGCAGATAGTCGGCGAGCCAGTCTTCGATGAGCGCTCGCTGCCCCGGCGTCAGGTACCGCGCGCCGCGCACGAGGCCGACGCACAGCGCGCTCTCGCAGTGGCAGCGGAACGGCTCGGCCATGTCGTACTCGGTCGTGTTGTAGTTGAACGTGAGGGCTTCACCAGCCGCAATGTCCCGCCGGGCAATCACGGCGCGATGGCGGATGAGCGTGGCCGGATCACACGCGTGGTCCATGTAGCGCCAGAAATAGCGCCGGACGATCTCCGACGGATCGTGGGCATCGTCCTGGTCCACGTGAAGCGAGGGTCCAACCTGGATCGAGTAACGCGTCGGGATCGGGGTCTCGCGACCGACAAGCGTGAAGACCTTCTTCCCCGCCGCGATCGGCTTGATGGCGATCAACTTCCGCCAGTCGTGGGTCACGAGCACCCCGAGCAGGTCGGAGTCACAGCGGAGAATGGCGCCCGGCGGATGGTCGGGGAGCGGCGTCGCTTCGTCGAGCGGTCGTGGGTCGGTCATTGTCTCAGGCGTCGGCCGACGGTGACGACAACAGCGCCGTCCCCCCGGAATGGTCGAGCGTTGGCCTGCTTCTTGTGATGCGAGCAATCTAGTGCGTTCGGTGCTCGATGCTACCCGTGACATCAACTTGGCGCATGACCGATGCGGCGAGCCGAGTGACCGCGCCACCGAGGCCGGCGACCGATGACTAACGGTTGGGGCCTACGCGCACCGGTTGCGTCCACGCCATCAGCCCGTTGGATTCGACGATTCGCGCCCGGACGTACCCTTCATCACCCTTGTACGCGTAGGTGGCGGGGCTGGCGAGTGACTCCTGCAGCAGCTTGCCGCCGGCACCGATGAACTGGATGCGGTACTTGCTCCAGCTGGTCGGCTTCACTGTCACCGTCATCGCCATCGCCGTCGCCTGATAGTCGCTCAGTTCCACGCCCGTGCTCGCGTAGAAGTCGCCGCGCTCGAGGGCGGCGAGCAACGCCTTGGTCTCGAGCTTTTCCGCGCGCACCACCACCCACCCCTGCCCCGGTCGCGATGCCGTGCGGTCGTCGGGACGCTTGAAGTGATGCGCGTCATCCACCGCGAGGCCATAGAGCGTGACGCCGCTCGTCAGAATGGCATCCCACGCCTCCTCGAGGCCGGCAACGCCACCGCCGCCAATGTTGTTCACCTGCGGGTGGCCGTTGAAGATCTCGAACAACCGGTTGTTGCGAACCAGTCTCAACTCGTCGGGCGTCATTGCCCAGCCGAAGTTCGGGTGGTTGATGTGCGGGATGGCCCCGGCGGCGCGGATTGCGTCGACGTCGCGCTGGATCACGTCCAGCACGCTGGTGCCGCCCTGGGGTTCGATCTTCCGCGCCGGATCAAGTCCGTTGATGTGGATCGGCTTGTTCGCGAAGCGATCCGTCACTTCCTCACCGCGGATGACGAGGAACTTCTCGTCGAGTCCGAACAGGGCGTTCAGCCCCTCGACGCTCGTCAGCACATTGTGGTCGGTGAGCACCAGGAACTGGTACCCATGCTCCTTGTACCACTTCACCACGTCATCCGGCGACGAATCGCCGTCGCTGTTGATCGTGTGGGTGTGCGTATTTCCCTTGTACCAGTGCGCCGCGGGCGTCGCGGACTGCGCGCCGAGGGCCAGCGGCGCGACAACAAGGCAGAGCGTGACGAGACGGCGCATGGGCATCCACCGGCGAGAGACGACTGATCTTCGGTGATGGAGCGTTGCCGCGCCAGCCCCGGCCGGCGCATATTCGGCGCGCCCTGTAGGATCGCGGCAAGACGGTGGAGCTTGTCTTCCTCCCCCGCGCGGGCCATGGTTTCTCCGAGTATTACCACCCGCTCGACCGCGTGAAGCGGGCAGCGGCGTGGATCACCAAGTACGCCCTGGGACCGAAGGTGGTACCCTAACCGGCGGCGACGCCGACGGATCTATTGCCCGAGCGCTTTGAGCTCGTCAAATGGTACCTCGACGCCGTCGAGCCCGACGGCGCCGCCTCGATCGCATACTGGGCGTCGCTCACCTGGCTGGGCGTCAGCGTCGCGTGGCACAACGCCACGCGTTACGCGCCGGGCCAGCCGCCGGCCGAACGATCCAGCCTGCGCGCCGTCCCGCCGCCCGTGTTCGAGGAACGGCGCGTTGCGTGGCATTCCGAGCGCGTCGGCCTTGAAACAACGCATGACGCCATCACACCCGGCGTCTCGGTGACGCTGCTCGACGATGCGCGCGGACGCATCGTCTGGGAATGCCTCGCGCCCTCGGCACGCACGCGGTTCACGCGCGACGGCGCGGCCACCGATGCGACGGGCTACGCCGAGCGGATGACGATGACGGTCGTCCCGTGGGAACTTCCCATCGACGAGCTCCGCTGGGGACGATGGATGAGCGACGACGCCTCGCAGTCGCTGGTCTGGATTGACTGGCGCGGACCGCTGCCGAGCCGCTGGGTCGTGCATCAGGGCGCGCTCTGCGCCGACGCCGAGGTGCGCGACGACCGCCTGGCGATGGGCGCGGGCCACCTGTCGCTCGGCGAGCCCCGCGTCCTGCACGACCGCTCCGTTGGCAAGCTGCTGCGCAGCCTGGCTGGCATGGCGCGCATCGCGGCGCGCATCCCGATGGCGTGGCACGAGACGAAGTGGTGCTGCCGCGCCACGTGGTCCGACCACTCACACACGAGCACGACCGGATGGGCCATCCACGAGATCGTGAGGTTCTCATGACGCCGCGTCTCCGCGAGTGGGTCCTCAAGCTGGCCTACGGGTTGCTGTTCGTGGGCGTGCTGCCCGCCCTGCTGGTGCGCTGGGCGTGGCGCCTCGATCGCTGGGTCCAGCTTCCGGTGCCGCACACCGCGTGGGCCGGCGCGGGGCTCGTGGCGGCGGGGATGGCGCTGATGACCGCCGGGACGCTCGCGCTATGGCGGTACGGAAACGGCCTGCCGATGAGCGCCTTTCCCCCCGAGCGCCTCGTCGCGCGCGGCGTGTACCGGTTGGTGGCCGACCCGCTCTACGTCGGCGCCGTCGCGATGGCGTTCGGCACTTCACTGGTGTTCACGTCGCCCGGCGGCCTCTGGATCGTGTCGCCGGTCTTCGCACTCGCCTGCGTCGCGTGGGTGATGGGCTTCGAACGGGAACGGACGCGGGCGCGGTTCGGCGCCGTGGCCGAGCCGTTGCTTCGACTGCCTGGAAATGTCCACGACGCACCGTCGCCGTGGCATCGCGCCGCCATCTACGTGCTCGTCTTCATTCCGTGGCTCGTCATCTATCTCGCCGTCGAGTTCCTCGGGGCGCCGGCCGGCGCGCCGTCGTCGTCGCTCCCCATCGACGACGCGATCCCGGTGATGCCGTGGACCGCGCTCATCTACGAGTCTGTCTATCCGATGGTCGTGCTGGCGCCGCTCTTCGCGCGGCGCCAGCGTGACCTGCGGCGCTTCGCGCGGCGCGGGCTGTGGGCAATCGCGATCATCATCCCGTTCTACCTGATCGTTCCCATCGTCTACGAGCCGCGTCCCATTCCGGGGACCGGCTTCTTCCAGGCATGGCTTGGGCTGGAGCGCGCCATCAACTCGCCGCTCACCGCCTTCCCGGCCTTTCATATGGTATGGGCCTGCATCGCCGCGTCGTTGTATGCCGCCACGTACCGGCGGGGCTGGCTGATGTGGCTCCTCGCCGCCGCCATCGGGGTGAGTTGCGCGACAGTCGGCATTCACGCACTGGCGGACGTGATCGCGGCCGTCGTCGTGTTCGCCCTGCTGGTGCGTGGCCCCGCGCTTTGGGAGTGGTTGCGAGTCACGGCAGAGCAAGGGGCGAACTCGTGGCGCGAGTGGCGTATTGGCCCGCTCCGCCTGATGAGCCATGGCCTCTTCATCGGCGTGGCCGTGGCCCTTTCGTATCCGGTCAGCATCTGGCTCGGTGGCGCCGACCTGCTGTGGTGGGTCTTCGCCATCTCGCTCGTGGGGGCGATTTTGGCGGCGCTCTGGGCGCAGCTCATCGAGGGTTCGCCGCAACTCCTGCGTCCCTTCGGCTATTTCGGCGGAATGATCGGCGTTCTGGGCACCGTGGGAGCCGCGTCGTTCCTGGGCCTCGATGGTTGGCGCCTGTTGGCGGCGACGTCTGTCACCCTTGCCTTCGGCCAGGGCCTCGGCCGCCTGAGGTGCCTCGTGAATGGATGCTGTCACGGCGCGCCGGCCGCGTCGTCGGTGGGCATCACGTACGTGCACCCGATGCCGCGCCCCAGCCGGCTCGCTGGCCTTGGAGGCGTCGCCATCCACCCGACGCAGATCTACTCGCTCCTCTGGCTCCTGGTGGTCGGCGTGGTGCTCGTCCGCCTCTGGCTGCTGCAGGCGCCGCTCGCCTTCATTGCCGGCATGTACTTCGTGCTGGTCGGGCTCGGCCGCTTCGTCGAGGAGCACTATCGCGGCGAGCCGCAGACCGCGGTGCTGGCCGGTTTCCGCCTGTATCAATGGCTGACGTTCGCCTTCATCATCGGCGGTGCCGCGCTGACGACGTGCGAATCCGCGCCAGCGCCCCTCCCCTCGACGCTCGACTGGCGGGCGTTCGCGGTCTCGTTGCTGGCCGCCGCGATCGGAACGGTCAGCTTCGGGATGGACGTACCGGGCTCGAACCGCCGCTTCTCGCGACTCGCGTAGCGCGCACGCCGCGGCCCCGCGGGCGGGGACTGCGCCGGCTAGCGCGCACGTCGTACTTTTCTGCATGCCTGAGCCTGGAGCGAAAATGGCGGCGCTGCATACGCTGGTCTACGTGAGTTCCGCCGAGCACCTGCAGAGCGAGGCGGAGCTCGAGGAGATCCTCACGGTCGCGCGCGAGTTGAATGCGCGGGACGACGTCACGGGCATCCTGCTCTATCACGAGGGAAGCTTCATGCAGTGCCTCGAGGGCGATCGTGAGGTCATCCACGCGACGTACGATCGCATCGCCCGTGATCCGCGCCATCACGGGATCGTGAAGCTGCTCGACGAGCCGATCGCGGAGCGCAGTTTCCCGGAATGGCAAATGGGCTACTTCCGCGCGGCCAAGTCGGAGCTGCTCGCACTGTCGAACGAGCGCTGGAACGAGCTCGAGCAGCAGGGCGCCGGCACCGGCGTCTCGCGAGGGCTCATCGCGCTGCGCGCCTTCGCGCGGCAGGCCAAGCAGGGACGCTAGGCGACGTCGGGCGGTCTACGTCCGCGCCGCCAGCCGCCCCTGCTCCCTGCCCAGCCAGGTCCCGAGCAGCAGCCAGACGAACGCAATCGGCACCGCGGCGTACGCGATCCCCGACATCCCGAGCCCGAGCGCCGCGAGGCCCGCGTAGCCCCACGCTCCCACCTGGTCGCCGGAGCGGTACACGAACGTCTCGATGAAGTTCTTCGCCTTGTACTTGTCCTCGCGCGGCACGACGGTGAAGAGGATCTCCATCGAGGGATTGTTGAGCGCAAAGTTCCCCGCGCGCCGGACGATGGCCAGCGTCGCCACCACGGCGAACACGGGCCACGTGCCGAGCGCCGCAAAGCCCACCAGGCTCACGAACGGGAGGAAGGCGAGGGAGAGCGACAACCCGAGCCAGCGAATGAGCCGTCCGGTGAAGAAGATCTGCGTGACCAGCGTGAGCGACTGCACCACGAGTTCAATGCGCGCCATCACCGCCGTCCGCGCCGCGCGGTCGGCATACGCCTTGCCGACGATGTCGGTCTGCTCGAAGTACAGGATCGTCGATCCCATCGTGAGCAGCACGAGGAAGAGCGAGATGCCCAGCAGGTAGGGTGACTTCATCACGTGCGTGATGCCGGCCCACAGGCTCCCGCCGATGGGCCGGTCGCGATGCGCCGTGTCCACGCCTCCCGGCACCTGCCCGGGCGCGGGAAAGCGCATCACGCACAGCACCGCCAGCTCGATGAGCACCGCCGAGATGAGCAGCAGGTTGGGTGTGCCGATCAGCGGCGCCAGTTCCGCCGTGGCCGCCGAGCCAAGCACCGAGCCCAGCGTCCCGCCGACGGCAATGAAGCCGAATAGCCGTTTGGCCTGTTCGCTGCGGTACGCATCGGCCATGAAGGCCCAGAAGATGGACACCACGAACAGGTTGAACACGCTCGTCCACACGAAGAACGCGCGGCCAATCCAGACGTCGCCCGCCGACCCCTCCACCGGCGCCACGAATGTCATCAGCGCGTAGAAGACCAGCAGGTTGACGACGAAGAACTGGTAGGTGATCGCGATGAACTTCCGCACCGGGTAGCGCACGACGAGCGCCGAGAAGAGCGGATTCGCGATCAGCACCGCGGTCAGCGTCCCGGCGAACAGGAACGGGAGCTTGCTCACGCCGGTGGCGACCGCCACCGCCTCGCGGATGGGGCGCAGCACGAACCATCCGCTCAGGACGAAGAAGAAATAGGCGAACGAGACGAGCATCGCCCGCACTTCGCCGGGCTGCACGTCCACCATGCGCCGCAGCAGCGGATGCGGCTGGGGGGCCACCGGACTGTTCACGCGGACCCCGTCGCCTTCACCTTGGCGAGCCAGGCGGCCAGCACCTCGACCTCGCGCTTCATGTCGAGCCCGTTCACTGCCCCGCGCAGCGTCGCGTCCTGCTCGGCCTGCGGACGCGTGCGGTGCCAGTCGAGCGTGGTCTTGGCCGTGTCGGCAAGCGAGCGGAAGGTGAGCCCGGCCGCAATGGCCTTGGCGGCGCTGCGGCGCTGATAGCCCGCCGTACGCCCGTGTGGCGGCTGCCAGACGGGAAGGTCACGCCACGGACGCAGTCCCTGTTCCTGCAGGAATTCCCACGGCACCCACGTGAAGCGCCCCGGCGTCGCCGTGACCGCCTTCACGCCATACAGCATCTCGGCGATCGTCAGCGGCTTCTCGGGCCCGATGGCGTTGAAAGTGCCCAGCACCCGCGCCTCGGCCAGACGGACGGAGAATTCGGCGAGGTCGCGCACATCGATGAACTGGCAGGGATCGTCGGGCTTGTCGGGAGCGAGAATCTCGCCTCCCGCATCGATGCGCGCCGGCCAGTACGTGAACCGGTCCGTGCGATCGAGCGGCCCCACGATCAGGCAGGGGCGCACCACCGTCCAGATCCCTGGATACCGTCGCGCCACTTCCTGCTCAGCCTTCACCTTGAGCGCGCCGTAGTACCGCGACGCGTGCTGCGGATCGAGCGTGTACGGATCCACCTCGGCGGGGAGTGACGCGACCGGGCTGTTCTCATCCAGCCCGATGATGCTCTGGTCGCTGTAGACCGATGTCGTGGACTGGAAGACGTAGTGCTTCACGTTGCCGCTGAGCTGCCTGGCCGCATTGCGCACCCAGGCCGGAAACGTGGTCGGATTGTCGAGCACGACGTCGAACGTCTTCCCCTGAAGCGCATTCGTGTCGCCGTTGAGGTCGCCGACGAGTTCCTCGGCGACCTTGCCCTTGAAGTAGCCCGGCCGCGTCTTGTTGCGGTTGAAGAGCGTCACGCGATGCCCGCGCGCGAGGGCGTACTCCACCTGTTCCGGGCCGGTGAAGCCCGTGCCGCCGAGGATCAGGATGTTCAGCGAGGCCGGCGCCTTCGTGACTTTCTGCGGCAGCAGGAACGGATCGGGCTGGCCGAGCAGTCCCTTGGGAAGTCCGGTGAGCCCGAGCGCACCGCCGATGGCGGCGCTGGTGCGAATGAAAGAGCGGCGGCTAGTCATTGCTCGGCCCTCCCGTCGCCTGCTTGGCTTTCCACGCCGCGATCACCTCGGTTTCCTTGGCGGGCGCGACGCCGGCGACGGCCCCTTCCGCGGTCGCCTTCTGCTCCGCTTCCGGACGCGTCTTGTGCCAGGTGAGGGTGTCGGCCGCCGTCACCGCGAGCGGACGGAAGGTGAGCCCCGCCTTTACCGCGCGGTCATTGTTGCGTCGCAGGAAGCCGGCCGTCGGCCCAGTCGGTGGCAGCCAGACCGGCATATGACGCCAGCCGCGCACGCCCTGCGCCGCCAGAAACTCGGCCGGGACCCACGTGAACTGCGCGCCTGCGGTCGTCACGGCCTTGGTGCCGTACAACAACTCCGACATCGGGCGCGTGTATCCCACGGCGTTGAACGTGCCGATCACCTTCTGTTCGGCCAGACGGATCATCCACTCCGCAAGGTCGCGCGAGTCGATCCACTGCGTGGGATCGTCGGGGGTGCCCGGTGCGAGCACATCGCCGCCCTTGTCGATGCGCGCTGGCCACCAGGTGTAGCGATCGCTGCGGTCGAGCGGGCCGACGATAAGCCCCGGACGAACGATCGTCACCTTCCCCGGATACTGCCGCTCCGCCTCCTGCTCGGCGAACGTCTTGAGCGCGCCGTAGTACTTGCCCGCGTTCTCGCGCACCAGCGTGTACGGATCCAGGTCGGCGGGGAGCGGCGTGGTGCCGTCGCTCTCGTCCATGTTCGGCCGGCTGTTGTCCGGATAGACCGACATGGTGGAGATGAAGATGTAGTGCCCGACGTTCCCCTTGAGGTGCTGGGCCGCGTTGCGCACCCAGGCGGGGAACGTGGTCGGATTGTCGAGCACGACGTCGAACGTCTTGCCGGCCAGCGCGCTCACGTCCTCGTTCAGGTCGCCGATGAGCTGGTCAACTTTGCCCTTGAAGTAATCGGGGCGTGTGCGGTTGCGGTTGAAGAGCGTGACCCTGTGGCCGCGCGCGAGCGCGTATTCCACCTGCTCGGGGCCGGTGAAGCCGGTTCCCCCGAGGATGAGGATGTTGAGCGACATCTCGATGCGGCTCCCGTGGCGAGTGGTCGGAGGGCGGCGGCGGTAGGTACCCGGGACCGCGTAAGTCTATCAGTAGCCAGCTTCCTCGTCGATGCCTCGCACCTTGCCGCGGTGCAGGCGGAAGAGCAGCGCCACGTACCCCGCGGCCAAAACGAATCCCAGCGGCCACCACCAGAGTCCCGTCTGCAGCGCATGCGCGCCGGACGACGCGTTCAGGGCAGTCAGCGACCGAGTGGGATCGCCAGCCGACCGGATCAGCGTTGGATACACGCAAACCGCCGTGGCGGCGAGCAGTCCGACGAGGAACATCGCGGACGCGAGAAAGGCCGAAAGGTCTTGGCCGCGCCGTGCGTACCATCCGCTGCCGGCCAGGCCTGCGATGAAGACCGCCGTGGCGAGCCAGGCGGTCGGACGCGCGCGAAGCGCCGCGCCGAGATCGGGGAGGAGCCACATCGTCACGACGGTCGCCACCCCCCACAGCAGCACCATCACCGGATAGAGATGGCTCGCCAGCGCTCGGCTGCGTTCCTGCACCGGTCCGCTGGTGCGCCACACGAGGAATCGCGCGCCGTGATGCGCGAGCGCCACGAGTGAGAACACCCCGGCCAGCACCGTGAACCAGTCGAGGATGCCCAGCGTTCCCCGCGGCGAGAAGGACGCGAAGAGCGGCAGCGAGAACCACCCGTCCGCCTGCAGCGGCACGCCGCGCAGCACATTGCCCAGCGCCGCGCCCAGCAGCACCGGCGCGAGTGTCGAGGCCAGGGCGAACGTCCCATCCCAGAACTGGCGCCACATCGCGTCCTCGAGATGCGGCCGGAACTCGATGGCGATGCCCCGCAGGATCAGCACCCACAGGACCATCATGATCGCGAGATAGAATCCGGACAATCCCGCGCCGAGCGCACGCGGGAAGGCGAGCATCAGCGCGCCGCCGGCGGCGAGCAGCCACACTTCGTTGCCGTCCCAGAAGGGGCCGATGGCGCGCAGCACCTGGCGGCGCTCGTCATCGCCGCGCGCCACCAGCAGGTGCAGTGCGCCCGCGCCGAAGTCGAAACCGTCGAGCACCACGTAGAGCGCGAGCAGCAGGGCGACGAGCGTGAACCAGAGTGTCTGCATGGCTCAACCCTCCGCGACGTCGGTCGCGCCGTGGCCGGCGCCGGGACCGTGCGACACTTCGCGGGCCACCAGCCCGAGAAAGAGCACGCCGAGCACGAAGTACAGCCCCGCAAAGCCGAGCGTGCTGAAGAGCGTCTCTCCCGCGTGCACCGTCGGCGACCCGCCGTCCGCCGTGCGCATCAAGCCGTAGACGAGCCAGGGCTGGCGGCCGAGTTCGGCCGTCATCCACCCTGCGGTGGTGGCGATGAAGGGAAACGGGAAGGCCAGCGCCAGCGGCCAGAGCGCCCAGCGCGATGACTCGAGCCGACCGCGCCAGAGCAGGAAGGCGCCGAGGGCCATCAGCGGAATGAAGATCGTCCCCAGCCCCACCATGATGTGGAAGGCGTAGTAGAGCAGCTCTATGCTGGTGGGCCAGTCCGACTCGGGAAAATCGGAAAGGCCGCGCACGTTCGCCGAGAAGTCGCCGTAG contains these protein-coding regions:
- a CDS encoding CehA/McbA family metallohydrolase; amino-acid sequence: MRRLVTLCLVVAPLALGAQSATPAAHWYKGNTHTHTINSDGDSSPDDVVKWYKEHGYQFLVLTDHNVLTSVEGLNALFGLDEKFLVIRGEEVTDRFANKPIHINGLDPARKIEPQGGTSVLDVIQRDVDAIRAAGAIPHINHPNFGWAMTPDELRLVRNNRLFEIFNGHPQVNNIGGGGVAGLEEAWDAILTSGVTLYGLAVDDAHHFKRPDDRTASRPGQGWVVVRAEKLETKALLAALERGDFYASTGVELSDYQATAMAMTVTVKPTSWSKYRIQFIGAGGKLLQESLASPATYAYKGDEGYVRARIVESNGLMAWTQPVRVGPNR
- a CDS encoding MFS transporter; this translates as MNSPVAPQPHPLLRRMVDVQPGEVRAMLVSFAYFFFVLSGWFVLRPIREAVAVATGVSKLPFLFAGTLTAVLIANPLFSALVVRYPVRKFIAITYQFFVVNLLVFYALMTFVAPVEGSAGDVWIGRAFFVWTSVFNLFVVSIFWAFMADAYRSEQAKRLFGFIAVGGTLGSVLGSAATAELAPLIGTPNLLLISAVLIELAVLCVMRFPAPGQVPGGVDTAHRDRPIGGSLWAGITHVMKSPYLLGISLFLVLLTMGSTILYFEQTDIVGKAYADRAARTAVMARIELVVQSLTLVTQIFFTGRLIRWLGLSLSLAFLPFVSLVGFAALGTWPVFAVVATLAIVRRAGNFALNNPSMEILFTVVPREDKYKAKNFIETFVYRSGDQVGAWGYAGLAALGLGMSGIAYAAVPIAFVWLLLGTWLGREQGRLAART
- a CDS encoding SET domain-containing protein-lysine N-methyltransferase, yielding MTDPRPLDEATPLPDHPPGAILRCDSDLLGVLVTHDWRKLIAIKPIAAGKKVFTLVGRETPIPTRYSIQVGPSLHVDQDDAHDPSEIVRRYFWRYMDHACDPATLIRHRAVIARRDIAAGEALTFNYNTTEYDMAEPFRCHCESALCVGLVRGARYLTPGQRALIEDWLADYLR
- a CDS encoding NAD-dependent epimerase/dehydratase family protein, coding for MTSRRSFIRTSAAIGGALGLTGLPKGLLGQPDPFLLPQKVTKAPASLNILILGGTGFTGPEQVEYALARGHRVTLFNRNKTRPGYFKGKVAEELVGDLNGDTNALQGKTFDVVLDNPTTFPAWVRNAARQLSGNVKHYVFQSTTSVYSDQSIIGLDENSPVASLPAEVDPYTLDPQHASRYYGALKVKAEQEVARRYPGIWTVVRPCLIVGPLDRTDRFTYWPARIDAGGEILAPDKPDDPCQFIDVRDLAEFSVRLAEARVLGTFNAIGPEKPLTIAEMLYGVKAVTATPGRFTWVPWEFLQEQGLRPWRDLPVWQPPHGRTAGYQRRSAAKAIAAGLTFRSLADTAKTTLDWHRTRPQAEQDATLRGAVNGLDMKREVEVLAAWLAKVKATGSA
- a CDS encoding prolipoprotein diacylglyceryl transferase family protein, giving the protein MTPRLREWVLKLAYGLLFVGVLPALLVRWAWRLDRWVQLPVPHTAWAGAGLVAAGMALMTAGTLALWRYGNGLPMSAFPPERLVARGVYRLVADPLYVGAVAMAFGTSLVFTSPGGLWIVSPVFALACVAWVMGFERERTRARFGAVAEPLLRLPGNVHDAPSPWHRAAIYVLVFIPWLVIYLAVEFLGAPAGAPSSSLPIDDAIPVMPWTALIYESVYPMVVLAPLFARRQRDLRRFARRGLWAIAIIIPFYLIVPIVYEPRPIPGTGFFQAWLGLERAINSPLTAFPAFHMVWACIAASLYAATYRRGWLMWLLAAAIGVSCATVGIHALADVIAAVVVFALLVRGPALWEWLRVTAEQGANSWREWRIGPLRLMSHGLFIGVAVALSYPVSIWLGGADLLWWVFAISLVGAILAALWAQLIEGSPQLLRPFGYFGGMIGVLGTVGAASFLGLDGWRLLAATSVTLAFGQGLGRLRCLVNGCCHGAPAASSVGITYVHPMPRPSRLAGLGGVAIHPTQIYSLLWLLVVGVVLVRLWLLQAPLAFIAGMYFVLVGLGRFVEEHYRGEPQTAVLAGFRLYQWLTFAFIIGGAALTTCESAPAPLPSTLDWRAFAVSLLAAAIGTVSFGMDVPGSNRRFSRLA
- a CDS encoding BLUF domain-containing protein encodes the protein MAALHTLVYVSSAEHLQSEAELEEILTVARELNARDDVTGILLYHEGSFMQCLEGDREVIHATYDRIARDPRHHGIVKLLDEPIAERSFPEWQMGYFRAAKSELLALSNERWNELEQQGAGTGVSRGLIALRAFARQAKQGR
- a CDS encoding NAD-dependent epimerase/dehydratase family protein, yielding MSLNILILGGTGFTGPEQVEYALARGHRVTLFNRNRTRPDYFKGKVDQLIGDLNEDVSALAGKTFDVVLDNPTTFPAWVRNAAQHLKGNVGHYIFISTMSVYPDNSRPNMDESDGTTPLPADLDPYTLVRENAGKYYGALKTFAEQEAERQYPGKVTIVRPGLIVGPLDRSDRYTWWPARIDKGGDVLAPGTPDDPTQWIDSRDLAEWMIRLAEQKVIGTFNAVGYTRPMSELLYGTKAVTTAGAQFTWVPAEFLAAQGVRGWRHMPVWLPPTGPTAGFLRRNNDRAVKAGLTFRPLAVTAADTLTWHKTRPEAEQKATAEGAVAGVAPAKETEVIAAWKAKQATGGPSND
- the cydB gene encoding cytochrome d ubiquinol oxidase subunit II; translation: MQTLWFTLVALLLALYVVLDGFDFGAGALHLLVARGDDERRQVLRAIGPFWDGNEVWLLAAGGALMLAFPRALGAGLSGFYLAIMMVLWVLILRGIAIEFRPHLEDAMWRQFWDGTFALASTLAPVLLGAALGNVLRGVPLQADGWFSLPLFASFSPRGTLGILDWFTVLAGVFSLVALAHHGARFLVWRTSGPVQERSRALASHLYPVMVLLWGVATVVTMWLLPDLGAALRARPTAWLATAVFIAGLAGSGWYARRGQDLSAFLASAMFLVGLLAATAVCVYPTLIRSAGDPTRSLTALNASSGAHALQTGLWWWPLGFVLAAGYVALLFRLHRGKVRGIDEEAGY